In Psychrobacter sp. P11G3, a single genomic region encodes these proteins:
- the ccoN gene encoding cytochrome-c oxidase, cbb3-type subunit I has product MSLQNTAVAPVDREYEITIVRFFTIMAVVWGIVGMSLGVFIASQLAWPALNFDIPWLTFSRLRPLHTNAVIFAFGGSALFATSYYIVQRTCKTRLFAPYLAWFTFWGWQAVIVSAVITLPLGLTSTKEYAELEWPIDILIALVWISYAIVFFGTLIKRKTSHIYVANWFFAAFIITIALLHIVNSMAIPVSAFKSYSLFGGATDAMVQWWYGHNAVGFYLTAAFLGMMYYFVPVQIGRPIYSYRLSIVHFWALIASYMWAGGHHLHYSALPDWTQSLAMVFSIILFAPSWGGMINGVLTLSGSWDKLRTDPIIRFMIVALSFYAMSTFEGPMMSIKTVNALSHNTDWTVGHVHSGALGWVGMITIGSLYVLLPRIYNKPKMYSISLITTHFWLATAGTIFYIVSMWISGIGQGMMWLATNPDGTLVYSFVDTVEFSHFPYIGRAFGGFLYVSGMFVMAYNCYKTLKMPEGKPVDVADPTDHEPSVEKPSTANV; this is encoded by the coding sequence ATGAGTTTACAAAACACAGCAGTCGCCCCAGTTGACCGTGAGTATGAAATTACTATCGTAAGATTTTTTACGATCATGGCTGTCGTTTGGGGCATCGTCGGCATGAGTCTTGGTGTGTTCATTGCTTCACAGTTAGCATGGCCAGCACTCAACTTTGACATTCCATGGCTGACATTTAGTCGTTTAAGACCACTGCATACCAATGCGGTGATTTTTGCGTTCGGTGGCTCTGCCCTGTTCGCAACGTCTTACTACATCGTTCAGCGTACCTGTAAGACGCGTTTATTTGCGCCATATTTGGCTTGGTTTACCTTTTGGGGTTGGCAAGCGGTTATCGTATCCGCTGTTATTACCCTTCCTCTAGGTTTGACCTCAACTAAAGAATACGCGGAGCTTGAGTGGCCGATCGATATCCTAATTGCCTTGGTATGGATCTCTTATGCCATTGTATTTTTTGGTACGCTCATCAAACGTAAAACCTCACATATCTATGTGGCTAACTGGTTCTTTGCCGCTTTCATCATTACGATTGCATTACTACACATCGTAAACAGCATGGCGATTCCAGTTAGCGCGTTCAAATCTTATTCGCTATTTGGCGGTGCAACTGATGCGATGGTGCAGTGGTGGTACGGGCATAATGCGGTAGGTTTTTACTTAACGGCAGCCTTCCTTGGAATGATGTATTATTTCGTTCCTGTACAGATTGGTCGTCCTATCTATTCTTATCGTTTGTCTATCGTTCACTTTTGGGCATTGATTGCTTCATATATGTGGGCCGGTGGTCACCATTTGCATTATTCAGCGCTTCCTGATTGGACGCAGTCTCTTGCTATGGTCTTCTCAATCATCCTGTTTGCACCATCTTGGGGTGGTATGATTAACGGTGTACTAACGCTATCAGGTAGTTGGGATAAGCTGCGTACCGATCCAATCATTCGCTTTATGATTGTTGCATTGTCGTTCTACGCGATGTCGACGTTCGAAGGCCCAATGATGTCTATCAAAACAGTGAATGCGCTATCGCATAACACTGACTGGACAGTTGGTCACGTACACTCAGGCGCACTTGGCTGGGTTGGTATGATTACCATTGGTTCGCTATACGTACTGTTACCACGTATTTATAACAAACCGAAGATGTACTCTATCAGCTTAATCACCACGCATTTTTGGCTAGCGACTGCAGGAACGATCTTCTATATCGTGTCTATGTGGATCTCAGGTATTGGCCAAGGCATGATGTGGCTTGCTACTAACCCAGACGGTACTTTGGTATATAGCTTCGTTGATACTGTTGAATTCTCGCATTTCCCATATATTGGCCGTGCATTTGGTGGCTTCTTATATGTATCGGGTATGTTTGTAATGGCTTATAACTGCTATAAAACACTCAAAATGCCAGAAGGTAAGCCTGTAGATGTCGCTGATCCAACGGATCATGAACCTAGTGTCGAAAAACCTTCGACAGCTAACGTATAA
- the ccoG gene encoding cytochrome c oxidase accessory protein CcoG, with translation MSAQQPNKIPVQQVDLDATKHRVHPRFVTGFYQNIRVITMYALLAAFLLLPWLRYNDRQAIWFDVPSQHYYIFGMTFLTQDFYFIAAFAIIAAFTLFMVTVYAGRVWCGYACPQTIWTHLYQYVEKWVIGDRNKRIKFDKAPLSASKVFKRTVVYSIWFLLSVITAATFVSYVAGTDSLYHSWQSIGVIPFPDWPTWVWVSMFIFTFATYANAGYMREQMCVQICPYGRFQSVMFDKDTLIVSYDYERGEPRGARKKGTNPEHLGDCIECTMCVQVCPTGIDIRDGLQVACIQCAACIDACNEVMDKVGYPRGLIRYTTERQLAEKEPSRVLRPRLFAYLTLLAVLCGGVIYALTDRVPLEIDIRRDRNQLSSINNQGMIENSYIVKLTNKTQDAHTYTITLAPQKGLSLELRFNDVPLEAGESFDMPVSIYGDPDVIEFGQTPVTLNVSSENGKYKVSKQNIFTTQGQ, from the coding sequence ATGTCAGCACAACAACCCAATAAAATTCCTGTACAACAAGTCGATCTTGATGCAACCAAGCATCGTGTGCATCCGAGGTTTGTCACAGGTTTTTATCAAAATATTCGTGTCATCACGATGTATGCTCTTTTGGCGGCTTTTTTACTTTTGCCATGGCTGCGCTATAATGATAGACAAGCGATATGGTTTGATGTGCCATCGCAGCATTACTATATTTTTGGCATGACATTTTTGACGCAAGATTTCTATTTTATTGCTGCATTTGCCATTATTGCCGCGTTTACGCTGTTTATGGTGACGGTATATGCAGGGCGCGTTTGGTGTGGTTATGCTTGTCCTCAAACGATATGGACGCATCTATACCAGTATGTTGAAAAATGGGTGATTGGCGATCGTAATAAACGCATCAAGTTTGATAAAGCACCATTAAGTGCGAGCAAGGTATTCAAGCGTACGGTTGTTTATTCAATTTGGTTTTTGCTTTCTGTGATTACAGCAGCGACCTTTGTTAGTTATGTGGCGGGAACAGACTCTCTATATCATAGCTGGCAGTCAATAGGAGTGATTCCATTCCCTGACTGGCCAACGTGGGTATGGGTTTCAATGTTTATCTTCACCTTCGCTACTTATGCCAATGCAGGCTACATGCGTGAGCAGATGTGTGTACAGATTTGTCCTTATGGCCGTTTTCAGAGTGTGATGTTTGATAAAGACACATTGATCGTATCTTATGATTATGAACGCGGTGAGCCGCGCGGCGCTCGTAAAAAAGGTACAAATCCAGAGCACTTAGGCGACTGCATTGAATGTACCATGTGCGTGCAGGTCTGCCCTACTGGTATCGATATTCGTGATGGGTTACAAGTTGCCTGTATCCAGTGTGCGGCTTGTATCGATGCCTGTAATGAAGTGATGGACAAGGTCGGCTATCCGCGTGGACTGATTCGTTATACGACCGAACGTCAGCTGGCAGAAAAAGAGCCAAGCCGCGTACTGCGCCCACGACTATTTGCTTACTTAACATTGTTGGCTGTACTATGTGGCGGCGTTATATATGCGTTAACCGATCGCGTGCCACTGGAAATTGATATCCGCCGTGACCGTAATCAGTTATCGTCTATCAACAATCAAGGCATGATTGAAAATAGCTATATCGTTAAGCTAACCAATAAGACGCAGGATGCTCATACCTACACGATAACACTAGCACCGCAAAAAGGGCTGAGCTTAGAGCTACGCTTTAACGATGTACCATTAGAAGCTGGCGAAAGCTTTGATATGCCAGTCAGTATTTATGGTGATCCTGATGTAATAGAGTTTGGCCAAACGCCTGTCACGCTAAATGTGAGCAGCGAAAATGGCAAGTATAAGGTAAGTAAGCAAAATATCTTTACGACCCAAGGTCAGTAA
- the ccoO gene encoding cytochrome-c oxidase, cbb3-type subunit II produces MAGTPHEIIEKNTGLLVIGIVIAISFATLVEIVPLIYDNKGPEEGGVNAPLPAMEPWTALEFEGRDIYIREGCHVCHTQMVRPLRAEVERYGPYSRAAESTWDHPFLWGSKRTGPDLARVGGRYSEDWQKQHLINPRSLVPESVMPGFPWLATNEVDGENIQAKMRLFRDRFGVPYTEEDIEGAPDAVLGATELDALVAYLQQLGTAMEGQR; encoded by the coding sequence ATGGCTGGTACACCGCATGAAATTATTGAAAAAAATACAGGCTTGTTAGTCATTGGTATCGTGATTGCTATTAGTTTTGCAACGCTAGTTGAAATCGTGCCATTGATCTATGACAACAAGGGTCCTGAAGAAGGTGGGGTGAACGCTCCCCTTCCTGCTATGGAGCCTTGGACAGCGCTTGAATTTGAAGGTCGTGATATTTATATCCGTGAAGGATGTCACGTTTGTCATACTCAAATGGTTCGCCCATTACGTGCAGAAGTTGAACGTTATGGACCATACTCACGTGCCGCTGAGTCGACGTGGGATCATCCATTCTTATGGGGATCGAAACGTACTGGACCAGATTTAGCACGTGTTGGTGGCCGTTATTCTGAAGATTGGCAAAAGCAACATTTGATCAATCCACGTTCGCTAGTGCCTGAGTCAGTTATGCCAGGTTTCCCTTGGTTGGCGACTAACGAAGTAGATGGCGAAAACATTCAAGCTAAAATGCGTCTATTCCGCGATCGCTTCGGTGTTCCTTATACTGAAGAAGATATTGAAGGCGCTCCAGATGCAGTGCTTGGCGCTACTGAGCTTGACGCTTTGGTCGCCTATCTACAGCAGTTAGGTACCGCAATGGAAGGACAGCGCTAA
- the ttcA gene encoding tRNA 2-thiocytidine(32) synthetase TtcA produces the protein MIDEQFADAQAPTESAYFRKLQKKLRRQVSWAIRDFNMIEDGDVVMVCVSGGKDSYTLLDILLLLKRIAPIHFDIVAVNLDQKQPGYPEDILPAYLNEQGIAHYILEKDTYSIVKSVVPEGKTYCSACSRLRRGSLYGFAKQIGATKIALGHHRDDMLATFFLNLFHGGALKSMPPKLLSDDKQNMLIRPLAYVEEKDIIEYAKLKEFPIIPCNLCGSQTNLQRAIINDMLREWDDAHPQRLASIFKAMQNVAPSQLADRELFDFETLSLDRDNDERLFEGDNIQAGQTDSLAEIGLPVSPRTQTFNPKFASDKPYSTETDKAAQNERKAQKIPTINPVI, from the coding sequence ATGATTGACGAGCAGTTTGCCGATGCGCAAGCACCTACCGAGTCAGCGTACTTTCGTAAACTACAAAAGAAGCTGCGTCGCCAAGTCTCTTGGGCAATCCGCGATTTTAATATGATCGAAGATGGTGATGTGGTAATGGTCTGTGTTTCGGGTGGTAAAGACAGCTATACCTTACTCGATATTTTATTGCTGCTAAAACGCATTGCACCGATTCATTTTGATATCGTCGCGGTGAATCTTGATCAAAAGCAGCCAGGCTATCCGGAAGACATTTTACCTGCGTATCTAAACGAGCAGGGCATTGCTCACTATATTTTAGAAAAAGACACATATAGCATCGTCAAAAGCGTGGTGCCAGAAGGCAAGACTTATTGCTCTGCATGCTCACGTCTACGCCGCGGCTCACTATATGGCTTTGCCAAACAAATTGGCGCGACTAAGATTGCCCTTGGCCATCATCGTGATGATATGCTGGCGACCTTCTTTTTGAACTTATTCCATGGTGGTGCGCTCAAATCAATGCCGCCCAAGCTACTGAGTGATGACAAGCAAAATATGCTGATTCGCCCATTGGCCTATGTCGAAGAAAAAGACATCATTGAGTACGCCAAATTAAAGGAATTCCCCATCATTCCTTGTAATCTGTGTGGCAGCCAGACCAATCTACAGCGTGCCATCATCAACGATATGCTGCGTGAATGGGATGATGCTCACCCGCAGCGATTGGCTTCGATCTTTAAGGCAATGCAAAACGTAGCGCCATCACAGTTAGCTGATCGTGAGCTATTTGACTTTGAAACACTCAGTCTTGACCGTGATAATGATGAGCGTTTATTTGAAGGCGACAATATTCAAGCTGGGCAGACGGATAGTTTGGCTGAGATTGGTTTACCTGTATCACCAAGGACGCAAACGTTCAATCCTAAGTTCGCTAGTGATAAGCCTTATTCGACAGAGACGGATAAAGCCGCGCAAAACGAGCGTAAAGCACAGAAAATTCCAACGATTAACCCTGTAATTTAG
- a CDS encoding CcoQ/FixQ family Cbb3-type cytochrome c oxidase assembly chaperone, which translates to MGIGELQTIATVSAFIAFVGVAWWAYSPKNKKRFEEDAQLALDDEDIKSLSEEQRNKDK; encoded by the coding sequence ATGGGTATTGGTGAATTACAAACAATTGCGACCGTTTCTGCCTTTATTGCCTTTGTAGGCGTTGCATGGTGGGCGTATTCGCCAAAAAACAAAAAACGCTTCGAAGAAGATGCACAACTTGCGCTTGATGACGAGGATATAAAATCTCTGTCTGAAGAGCAGCGCAATAAGGATAAATGA
- a CDS encoding FixH family protein, with translation MSTPAPNFKHQDKQPWYKNYMVVIFVIGMPAAVVIACIWFVYYSYQIRDSVVRDDWYMDGKTLYHDVSRDKLTYDLDLHGQMQFAENGDIVFYLNYPEQSVQSGKLLNGTPLTYPDTLELSISHATDIKKDRDVVLKHVEGNKYSAQVDIDPVKAKYYLQVSNDGKDDWRMQDVAKLPRSKVSFDPLPVFAKS, from the coding sequence ATGTCTACTCCAGCACCGAACTTTAAACATCAAGATAAGCAGCCATGGTATAAAAATTACATGGTCGTTATCTTTGTGATTGGCATGCCTGCTGCGGTCGTGATCGCTTGTATTTGGTTTGTTTATTACTCTTACCAGATCCGTGATAGCGTGGTACGTGACGACTGGTATATGGATGGCAAAACGCTCTATCATGATGTGTCTCGTGACAAGCTCACGTATGATTTAGACTTGCATGGACAAATGCAGTTTGCAGAAAATGGCGATATTGTGTTTTATCTCAACTACCCTGAGCAAAGCGTGCAGTCAGGCAAGCTGTTAAATGGTACGCCACTTACTTATCCTGATACGTTGGAGCTTTCTATTTCTCATGCAACGGATATCAAAAAAGACCGCGACGTTGTCCTTAAGCATGTTGAGGGCAATAAATACAGCGCACAAGTCGATATTGATCCTGTAAAAGCCAAGTATTACCTTCAGGTTAGCAATGACGGTAAAGATGATTGGCGTATGCAAGACGTCGCAAAACTACCTCGTTCAAAGGTCAGCTTTGACCCGCTACCAGTTTTTGCTAAAAGTTAA
- a CDS encoding c-type cytochrome: protein MTFFWSSWITLISFGCWLSILGVLLFVLKYKPDVEEDGTTGHEYDGIREYDKPLPKWWLVIFFGSIVWGVAYWVFFPAMFPKHWEGIATVEVDGETVPWTSKNELFSELESNNKVFTDNFEKSILVKADAAGATATLGTLNELQATMRRSENPPADLQTKIDEKVAELAPYVEKLSENPNALKVGSRLFLQNCSVCHGSNAKGATGYPNLTDNDWLYGGEASNILTTLHNGRIGGMPAWRDQIGEDGVRAASEYVLSLSPNNGSKSNGELDQTLVNQGEAIFKQQCALCHSESGKGMISAGAPNLTDNIWLYGGERETVRNTLRYGRAGVMPQWETKLGNERIMLLAAYIYSLSDKTGKSPEAAPVTAATQPVATEEATAN from the coding sequence ATGACATTTTTTTGGAGTTCTTGGATCACGCTAATCAGTTTCGGTTGCTGGCTTTCTATTCTTGGCGTTCTGCTGTTTGTACTAAAATACAAACCAGACGTTGAGGAAGACGGTACCACTGGTCATGAATACGATGGTATCCGAGAATACGACAAACCACTTCCTAAATGGTGGTTGGTGATATTTTTTGGTTCAATCGTTTGGGGTGTGGCGTACTGGGTATTCTTTCCAGCTATGTTCCCGAAACACTGGGAAGGTATCGCCACCGTAGAAGTTGACGGTGAAACTGTACCGTGGACCTCTAAAAACGAGTTGTTCAGTGAGCTTGAAAGCAACAACAAAGTATTTACCGACAACTTTGAAAAAAGCATTTTGGTAAAAGCAGATGCTGCAGGTGCGACTGCGACACTTGGTACGCTAAATGAGCTACAAGCGACCATGCGTCGTAGCGAAAACCCACCAGCAGATCTACAGACTAAAATTGACGAAAAAGTTGCAGAACTTGCTCCTTATGTCGAAAAACTGTCTGAAAATCCGAATGCTTTAAAAGTTGGTAGCCGCTTGTTCCTACAGAACTGTTCTGTATGTCATGGCTCTAACGCTAAAGGTGCGACAGGCTACCCTAACCTAACAGATAATGATTGGTTATATGGCGGCGAAGCTAGCAACATTCTGACCACGCTACACAATGGTCGTATCGGCGGTATGCCTGCTTGGCGCGATCAGATTGGCGAAGACGGTGTACGTGCAGCTTCTGAGTATGTATTGTCACTATCTCCAAACAACGGTAGTAAGAGTAACGGTGAACTTGATCAAACCTTGGTTAATCAAGGCGAAGCTATCTTTAAGCAGCAGTGTGCACTATGTCACTCTGAAAGCGGTAAAGGTATGATTTCAGCAGGTGCACCGAACTTGACTGACAATATCTGGTTATATGGCGGTGAGCGTGAGACTGTACGTAATACATTACGTTATGGCCGTGCTGGCGTTATGCCTCAGTGGGAAACTAAGCTAGGTAATGAGCGTATCATGCTACTTGCTGCTTATATCTACTCACTATCAGATAAAACAGGCAAATCACCTGAAGCAGCACCTGTGACTGCAGCTACTCAGCCTGTAGCAACTGAAGAAGCAACTGCTAACTAA